A genomic region of Halobacteriovorax sp. JY17 contains the following coding sequences:
- a CDS encoding TlpA disulfide reductase family protein: MKKYFPIYIALAFLTVLGVGQGVFNLFDLKADATKVEKKVFTHYESLYNSLELKTTENKKIKLKEIKAPIVVINFWATWCKPCLIEFPSIVKMKEKYDDSKVMVLGVNQDDEDQMTNIKKIVKKYKLNFQNIADTDGSILEKFMVSAIPVSIIFHKGKVIQVSNGAKDFSSEEVYEKFDKLLKN; encoded by the coding sequence ATGAAGAAATATTTTCCAATTTATATAGCTCTCGCTTTCCTAACAGTTTTAGGGGTAGGTCAGGGTGTATTTAATTTATTCGACTTAAAGGCCGATGCTACAAAAGTTGAAAAGAAAGTATTTACTCATTATGAGTCACTTTATAATTCACTTGAGTTGAAAACTACGGAAAACAAAAAAATAAAGCTTAAAGAGATAAAAGCTCCTATTGTTGTCATTAATTTTTGGGCAACTTGGTGTAAGCCGTGTCTTATTGAATTTCCTTCAATTGTAAAAATGAAAGAGAAGTATGATGATTCAAAAGTCATGGTTCTTGGAGTTAATCAAGATGATGAAGATCAAATGACAAATATTAAGAAAATCGTCAAAAAGTATAAGTTAAATTTTCAAAATATTGCAGATACAGATGGATCTATCCTAGAGAAGTTTATGGTTTCTGCGATTCCTGTTTCTATAATTTTTCACAAGGGAAAAGTTATTCAAGTTTCAAATGGGGCAAAAGATTTTAGCTCTGAAGAAGTATATGAAAAGTTTGATAAACTTTTAAAGAACTAA
- a CDS encoding glycerol kinase: protein MNYILSIDQGTTGTTAVLIDAQSMSFVDKVNKEFQQIFPKPSWVEHNLNDIWESIESTIKEVLKKNNIEPDQISSIGITNQRETTCAFNKKGTPLANAIVWQDRRTSDFCHSLRDKEEFVKTKTGLKIDSYFSGTKMNWLLNNNDKVEQAHRSDNLLFGTIDTFILYKLSGSLAHKTEASNASRTLLMDLKTSDWCAELLDLFKVPRNTLPEICDSFCEFGKTKGLSFLPDGIPITGILGDQQSALFGQAGLSDGDLKCTYGTGAFMLLNTGTEIRESKHGLLTTVAYKENGTTYYALEGSTYICGAAVQWLRDNMGIVENSSDIEELARKVKNLDEMEHVMFLPFFTGIGSPHWSSDAKAAILGLTRDTGKEHIARACLDGMALSINDLLQAMALDIGSEIETLKVDGGAVVNELLMNIQSTISNVEIIRPRVIETTAYGAALASAIGAGLIGKEKIPELWKKDISFNGNKNELSHYEMKKEKWTKYIDSLFL from the coding sequence ATGAATTACATACTCTCAATAGATCAGGGAACTACTGGAACTACTGCCGTACTTATAGATGCTCAATCAATGAGCTTTGTTGATAAGGTAAATAAAGAGTTTCAACAAATTTTTCCTAAACCTTCATGGGTTGAACATAATTTAAATGATATCTGGGAATCCATTGAATCTACAATTAAAGAAGTTTTAAAGAAGAACAACATAGAGCCTGATCAAATATCTTCAATTGGAATCACAAACCAGAGAGAGACGACCTGTGCTTTTAATAAAAAAGGTACTCCTCTCGCGAACGCCATTGTCTGGCAAGACAGGAGAACTAGTGATTTCTGTCACTCTTTAAGAGACAAAGAAGAATTTGTTAAAACAAAAACAGGCCTAAAAATTGATTCCTACTTTTCTGGAACCAAAATGAACTGGCTCTTAAATAATAACGATAAAGTTGAACAAGCTCATCGAAGCGATAATTTACTATTTGGAACAATCGATACATTTATTCTCTATAAGTTAAGTGGCTCTCTCGCCCACAAGACAGAAGCATCAAATGCTTCAAGAACACTACTTATGGACTTGAAGACAAGTGATTGGTGTGCAGAACTTTTAGACTTATTTAAAGTTCCAAGAAATACACTCCCTGAAATTTGTGATTCATTCTGTGAGTTTGGAAAAACAAAGGGACTATCCTTTCTTCCAGACGGAATTCCAATCACCGGTATTCTAGGAGACCAGCAAAGTGCCCTCTTTGGACAGGCCGGCTTATCAGATGGAGACTTGAAATGTACATATGGTACTGGTGCTTTCATGCTTTTAAATACTGGGACAGAAATTAGAGAATCAAAGCATGGCCTCTTAACAACTGTAGCCTATAAAGAAAATGGAACTACCTACTATGCTCTAGAAGGCAGTACTTACATTTGCGGTGCTGCAGTTCAGTGGCTTAGAGACAACATGGGGATTGTCGAGAATAGTTCGGATATTGAAGAGCTCGCAAGGAAAGTTAAGAATCTAGATGAAATGGAGCACGTAATGTTCCTTCCATTTTTTACAGGGATTGGATCTCCCCACTGGTCCTCTGATGCCAAGGCTGCAATCCTAGGACTTACTAGAGATACAGGAAAAGAGCATATCGCAAGAGCATGCTTAGATGGCATGGCCCTTTCGATTAATGATTTATTACAGGCAATGGCACTAGATATTGGGAGTGAGATTGAAACTCTTAAAGTTGACGGTGGAGCTGTTGTTAATGAGTTACTTATGAATATCCAATCTACAATTTCAAATGTTGAAATTATTAGACCACGTGTAATAGAAACTACTGCCTATGGTGCTGCACTAGCCTCGGCCATAGGAGCTGGTCTTATAGGAAAAGAAAAAATTCCCGAGCTCTGGAAAAAAGATATCTCCTTTAATGGTAATAAAAACGAATTATCTCATTATGAAATGAAGAAGGAAAAGTGGACCAAGTATATAGACTCTCTATTCTTATAG
- the radA gene encoding DNA repair protein RadA translates to MSKKLSIAYVCKNCGLRALKWAGRCANCSEWNSFEEEEVLGRKVAIREDIENSPKRVGEVEVSSYERKVTGISEFDRVLGGGIVIGSLTLVGGEPGIGKSTLLTEVLAKLSERYNDESILYISGEESIHQIAQRSNRLGLKGSKYFIYNETNWQKILGQIKKLKPSVIVLDSIQTTVSSDVPSSPGSVSQIREVTYELMNHVKGSSTTCFVVGHITKEGTIAGPKILEHMVDCVIYFEGDQLGNYRILRSIKNRFGNTNEVGIFEMKEDGLKEVKNPSQYFLESDCSETFGRSLSCINEGTRPLFIEVQALVVENKYGNGRRTTQGIDVNRLAMIVAIIEKYLGIPMGYNDIYLNIVGGFKVKTQDTDLSIIASLLSSYRNKKIEEGVIFLGEVGLNGEVRSVSHIEKRIKEMEQLNYKKVITSKKISLEYQRRTKLQLIGLKRINELEKIVSL, encoded by the coding sequence ATGAGTAAGAAGCTTTCAATAGCTTATGTATGTAAAAACTGTGGTTTACGGGCCTTAAAGTGGGCGGGAAGGTGTGCAAACTGCTCGGAATGGAACTCTTTTGAGGAGGAGGAAGTCTTAGGGAGAAAGGTTGCTATTAGGGAGGATATCGAAAATAGCCCTAAGAGAGTTGGAGAAGTTGAAGTTTCTAGCTATGAGAGAAAGGTTACTGGAATATCTGAGTTTGATAGGGTTCTGGGCGGCGGGATTGTGATTGGTAGCTTAACTCTCGTTGGAGGAGAGCCGGGAATTGGTAAGTCTACTCTTTTGACAGAAGTGCTAGCAAAACTTTCTGAAAGATATAATGACGAGTCAATTCTTTATATTTCAGGGGAAGAGTCTATTCATCAAATAGCGCAGAGATCAAATCGTTTAGGCCTTAAAGGATCAAAGTACTTTATTTATAATGAGACAAATTGGCAGAAAATTCTTGGTCAAATAAAGAAGCTTAAGCCTTCTGTGATTGTTCTAGACTCAATTCAAACAACAGTTTCATCGGATGTGCCATCCTCTCCAGGTTCAGTTTCACAAATCCGTGAAGTCACTTACGAATTAATGAATCATGTGAAGGGAAGTTCTACTACATGCTTTGTTGTGGGACATATTACAAAAGAGGGAACAATTGCAGGGCCAAAGATTTTAGAGCATATGGTTGATTGTGTTATTTACTTTGAAGGAGATCAGTTAGGAAACTATAGAATATTAAGATCGATTAAGAATAGATTTGGAAACACTAATGAAGTAGGTATCTTTGAAATGAAAGAAGATGGATTAAAAGAAGTTAAAAATCCATCACAGTATTTTTTAGAGTCTGATTGTTCTGAAACTTTTGGTAGAAGCCTAAGTTGTATTAATGAAGGAACAAGGCCTCTCTTTATTGAGGTACAGGCGCTTGTTGTTGAAAATAAGTACGGCAACGGAAGGAGAACAACTCAAGGAATTGATGTAAATAGATTGGCAATGATTGTGGCGATTATTGAAAAGTACTTGGGAATACCCATGGGATATAATGATATTTACTTAAATATTGTCGGTGGATTTAAAGTTAAAACACAAGATACAGACTTGAGTATAATAGCATCCCTTCTTAGCTCTTATAGAAATAAGAAAATTGAAGAAGGCGTTATTTTTTTGGGAGAAGTGGGATTGAATGGAGAAGTTAGAAGTGTTTCTCATATTGAAAAGAGAATTAAAGAAATGGAGCAACTGAACTACAAGAAAGTTATTACATCAAAGAAAATATCTCTTGAATATCAAAGAAGAACAAAGCTTCAGCTTATTGGATTAAAGAGGATTAATGAGTTAGAAAAAATAGTCTCTCTATAA
- a CDS encoding phosphatidylserine/phosphatidylglycerophosphate/cardiolipin synthase family protein produces MKFLFIILLTFLSLTSNADTKFYSKFSPNQGDEAFEIIYEKVKSSKNFVYATIYSWSDKGITDSFKEALEKGVEVKIVLHPSLAKKASIQKIAKELEELGADLKIAKMNMHEKFVLIDDNFVVNSSANMSGGAKTKYSENFIYHSNESIEGKALLVQFKKEFIILWNSAKDIFTKGETIAEKLPLETLQNLPESSDVTLYSSSMNFKVTENKVTSSAYKQGKYYTLSRNGGVKNQTWLVRDAILKNIKAAKMNIYLSLNHFNIRDISDALIDAVKRGVEVKLAVDNQEFKTRINNKEMTPQFVSDWKKIEGNSKKTAPVRVKYYSHLPSPRYWLLNHHKFILIDYDQENLDGTTLISGSYNLSKTAEHNQFDNMVVYKTIRNERIFKSFMKEFNSLWSWNRDSKDLPKEEFINQFTDLKDDTSVSLHMKEAISLNWDEVLKLRRKVSSFAKGIFKGLYSHKDCLYYDIKKQAFWGCPR; encoded by the coding sequence ATGAAATTCTTATTTATTATTCTACTTACATTCTTATCTCTAACCTCTAATGCTGATACCAAGTTCTATTCAAAATTTTCTCCAAATCAAGGGGACGAAGCCTTTGAAATTATTTATGAAAAGGTGAAGAGCTCTAAAAACTTCGTCTACGCAACGATCTATTCTTGGTCAGACAAGGGAATAACAGATTCATTTAAAGAAGCACTTGAAAAGGGTGTCGAAGTTAAAATCGTTCTCCACCCAAGCCTGGCTAAAAAAGCAAGTATTCAAAAAATTGCAAAAGAGCTTGAAGAACTTGGCGCTGATTTGAAAATTGCCAAAATGAATATGCATGAGAAATTTGTTCTAATTGACGATAACTTTGTTGTTAACTCATCAGCCAATATGTCAGGCGGCGCAAAAACAAAGTATAGTGAAAACTTTATTTACCATAGCAATGAAAGTATTGAAGGAAAGGCCCTTCTAGTTCAATTTAAAAAAGAATTTATAATTCTATGGAATTCAGCAAAAGATATTTTTACAAAAGGAGAAACCATTGCAGAAAAACTTCCTCTTGAGACTCTGCAAAACCTCCCTGAATCTTCAGACGTAACACTTTATTCTAGTTCTATGAATTTTAAAGTCACTGAAAATAAAGTCACTTCCAGTGCCTATAAGCAAGGGAAGTACTACACTCTTAGCCGAAATGGTGGTGTTAAAAACCAAACATGGCTAGTAAGAGATGCTATCCTTAAGAACATTAAAGCTGCCAAGATGAATATTTACTTATCACTTAATCACTTTAACATTAGAGATATTTCAGATGCTTTAATAGATGCCGTAAAAAGAGGTGTTGAAGTAAAGTTGGCCGTGGATAATCAGGAATTTAAAACAAGAATAAATAACAAAGAAATGACTCCACAATTCGTAAGTGATTGGAAGAAAATTGAAGGTAATTCAAAAAAGACGGCTCCTGTAAGAGTTAAGTATTACTCTCACTTACCATCCCCTAGATACTGGCTTTTAAATCATCATAAGTTTATTCTAATTGATTATGATCAAGAAAATCTTGATGGAACAACTCTTATCTCTGGCTCATATAATTTAAGTAAAACTGCTGAACACAATCAATTCGATAATATGGTTGTATATAAGACAATTAGAAATGAAAGAATTTTTAAAAGTTTTATGAAAGAGTTCAACTCTCTTTGGTCTTGGAACAGAGACAGTAAAGATCTTCCAAAAGAAGAATTCATTAATCAATTCACTGATCTTAAAGATGACACTTCTGTTTCTCTTCACATGAAAGAAGCTATCTCTCTCAATTGGGATGAAGTCTTAAAACTAAGAAGAAAGGTTTCTAGCTTTGCTAAAGGGATTTTTAAAGGACTCTATAGTCATAAAGACTGTCTCTACTATGACATTAAGAAACAAGCTTTCTGGGGATGCCCAAGATAA
- the ligA gene encoding NAD-dependent DNA ligase LigA — translation MKKNIRELEELIEHHKELYYLGRAEITDLEFDELEEELRLLSPESAILKTVGIKQRSDNKVKHEQKMLSLAKTYKIDELESWMDSREIISMYKIDGMSCSLIYEEGELVMAKTRGDGSFGENITAKALEIKSIPKMISEKANIEVRGEIYCEERSFFELSDEMVSLGLEKPTSQRNIVAGLISRKDYLQLSGKLTFKAFELLGKESIETEVEKVKFLQKEGFDTLEYTLHKNKKSIEKTIEEAKEFMAEGEFLIDGIVFSFNDQRWHRELGETAHHPRYKMAFKFQGEAKDTNIREIIWGVSRNGILTPVANVEPVELSGANISRVTLHNFGLVKQFNLKSGDRIKIVRSGEVIPKFLELVDDSGNEFSFPENCPSCGEEVRIIDIRLVCVNKKCPAIIKESILNYIQKIGIDDLSSKRLDELIKARLVLKISDLYKIKMDDLLTLDKVKEKLATKLIAAIEKSKSVDLITFLSALGISGGAYNKCEKVVFAGYDSLEKIKELSPEKLRVIDGFAEKSSVDFFESLSAKFELINELEQVGFSFEEVVKNETALTDKKICITGSLSEKRSVIEGKIRDASGIVVSSVTKNTDILVTNDQTSGSSKLKKAQSLGIEILTEEELIKLTSS, via the coding sequence ATGAAAAAAAATATTAGAGAATTAGAAGAGTTAATAGAGCACCATAAGGAGCTCTATTATCTTGGTCGGGCTGAAATAACAGACCTTGAATTTGATGAGTTAGAAGAAGAGCTTCGATTGTTGAGTCCTGAGAGTGCAATACTCAAAACTGTAGGGATAAAACAACGATCAGATAATAAAGTTAAGCATGAACAGAAAATGCTTAGCCTTGCTAAAACGTATAAAATTGATGAGCTTGAATCTTGGATGGATTCTCGTGAAATAATCTCCATGTATAAAATTGACGGAATGAGTTGCTCTCTTATTTATGAAGAGGGGGAGCTTGTTATGGCAAAGACAAGAGGAGATGGTAGTTTTGGTGAGAATATTACGGCAAAAGCACTAGAGATAAAATCAATACCAAAGATGATCTCTGAGAAAGCAAATATAGAAGTTCGTGGGGAGATATATTGTGAAGAAAGGAGTTTCTTTGAACTCTCTGATGAAATGGTTTCTCTTGGGTTAGAAAAACCTACCTCTCAAAGAAATATTGTTGCGGGATTAATATCTAGAAAAGATTACTTACAGCTCTCAGGAAAGTTAACATTTAAGGCATTTGAACTTTTAGGAAAAGAAAGCATTGAAACGGAAGTAGAGAAAGTTAAATTTCTACAGAAAGAAGGTTTTGATACTTTAGAATACACTCTGCATAAGAATAAGAAATCTATTGAGAAAACGATAGAAGAAGCAAAGGAGTTTATGGCGGAGGGAGAATTTCTAATCGATGGAATTGTTTTTAGTTTCAATGATCAGAGATGGCACCGAGAACTTGGTGAAACAGCTCATCATCCTCGTTATAAAATGGCATTTAAGTTTCAAGGCGAAGCTAAGGACACAAATATAAGAGAGATCATTTGGGGCGTTTCGAGAAACGGAATCTTAACTCCGGTGGCAAATGTTGAGCCAGTTGAGTTGAGTGGGGCAAATATTTCGAGAGTAACTCTTCATAACTTCGGTTTAGTAAAACAATTTAATTTAAAATCCGGAGATAGAATTAAAATTGTTAGGTCTGGCGAGGTGATACCAAAATTTTTAGAGCTTGTAGATGACTCTGGAAATGAATTCTCTTTTCCTGAAAACTGCCCTTCATGTGGTGAAGAAGTAAGAATAATAGATATACGTTTAGTTTGTGTGAATAAGAAGTGCCCAGCAATAATTAAAGAGAGCATTCTAAACTATATTCAAAAGATAGGAATCGATGATCTAAGCTCTAAGAGGTTAGATGAGCTTATAAAGGCTAGATTAGTTTTAAAAATTTCAGATCTTTATAAAATAAAAATGGATGATCTTCTGACTTTAGATAAAGTTAAAGAAAAGTTGGCAACAAAGTTAATCGCTGCGATTGAAAAAAGTAAATCGGTGGATCTTATTACTTTCCTCTCAGCACTTGGGATTAGCGGTGGAGCTTATAATAAGTGTGAGAAGGTTGTCTTTGCTGGTTATGATAGTCTTGAAAAAATAAAAGAATTGAGCCCTGAAAAATTAAGGGTAATTGATGGTTTCGCTGAAAAGTCCTCTGTTGATTTCTTTGAATCTTTAAGTGCTAAGTTTGAATTAATTAATGAATTAGAACAGGTTGGATTTTCATTTGAAGAAGTTGTAAAAAATGAAACGGCTCTAACGGATAAGAAAATCTGTATTACGGGATCACTTTCTGAAAAGAGATCTGTCATAGAAGGAAAAATTCGTGATGCGAGCGGAATTGTTGTAAGTTCTGTAACAAAGAATACTGATATACTTGTTACAAATGATCAAACGAGTGGTTCGAGTAAGTTAAAGAAGGCACAGAGTCTTGGAATTGAAATTCTAACTGAAGAAGAGCTAATCAAATTGACTAGCTCTTAG
- a CDS encoding patatin-like phospholipase family protein, giving the protein MQRVDISNFKNKKTALVMSGGVVKAAAWHLGVALALEELGFTLKNNNSHESELEISTYVGSSAGSLIGLYFAQGFRPMDIIEATINKNNSKIRAINYKDMLSLKKPHGTPTSYYDPLEGFPGLLKRLLKPLLSVPGIFSTQGLHDYLIENVITEKTFEELKADLFVVATQLDHTRKVIFSKYNYPNPTHDNTANYYTGIPLAESVTASMSVPPFYSPYPIKNPHTGQTDYYIDGEIRETLSTHVAFDHNCDFIISSWTHTPYHFHDEIGSLVNYGLPAICTQAIYLMIQKKIVANRARRELSADIINTVNDYLKANKFDIKHRNQLTSILERKLSYKPNVHMIDIFPKHEDYQLFFRNSFSLSPDKTSEMVSAGYKRTINIFKRHEWES; this is encoded by the coding sequence ATGCAAAGAGTAGATATATCAAATTTCAAGAATAAGAAAACCGCCCTCGTTATGTCAGGTGGAGTAGTTAAAGCTGCAGCTTGGCATCTTGGTGTAGCACTTGCCCTTGAAGAATTAGGGTTTACCCTGAAAAATAACAATTCTCACGAGAGCGAACTTGAAATATCAACCTATGTAGGTTCAAGTGCCGGCTCTCTAATAGGACTCTACTTTGCCCAAGGCTTTAGGCCAATGGATATAATTGAGGCCACAATTAATAAGAATAATAGTAAGATTAGAGCAATTAACTATAAGGATATGCTAAGCCTTAAAAAGCCTCATGGTACACCCACTAGTTATTATGACCCTCTAGAAGGTTTCCCTGGTCTTTTAAAACGACTTTTAAAGCCACTTCTCTCTGTTCCAGGGATATTCAGTACACAGGGATTGCACGATTATCTTATAGAAAACGTTATTACAGAAAAAACCTTTGAAGAACTCAAGGCCGATCTATTTGTTGTGGCCACTCAACTCGATCACACAAGAAAAGTTATCTTTAGTAAGTATAATTACCCAAATCCAACGCATGATAATACTGCAAATTACTATACCGGGATTCCTTTAGCTGAAAGTGTAACCGCCTCAATGAGTGTTCCACCATTCTATAGTCCGTATCCAATTAAAAACCCTCATACAGGTCAAACAGACTATTATATTGATGGAGAAATTAGAGAAACCCTTTCAACTCACGTAGCCTTTGATCATAATTGCGATTTCATTATCTCTTCTTGGACACACACTCCCTACCATTTTCACGATGAAATAGGATCCCTTGTTAATTATGGTCTTCCGGCCATTTGTACTCAGGCCATATACCTAATGATTCAAAAGAAGATTGTGGCCAATAGGGCCAGAAGAGAGCTTTCTGCAGACATCATTAATACAGTGAATGATTATCTGAAGGCCAATAAATTCGATATAAAACACAGAAATCAATTAACCTCAATACTTGAGCGTAAATTGTCTTATAAACCAAATGTTCACATGATTGATATTTTCCCTAAACATGAAGATTATCAACTCTTTTTTAGAAATTCATTTTCTTTAAGCCCTGACAAAACTTCTGAAATGGTTTCTGCAGGGTATAAGCGAACAATAAATATTTTCAAACGGCACGAATGGGAAAGTTAA
- a CDS encoding lytic transglycosylase domain-containing protein, with amino-acid sequence MGKLILLFLLSIKSFALVPENFFQDDLTIIESIVLKKKVEYFDLGPLYKGDQFHFYARDPENRISNEFPIPKYFYNKVHFWFNIYTLYDSNYSVLHDKQNMSVIYDVIDYTSLAESGLNHHTKFALQSKLTLNKVTELKKVFKNLGDNKNLGLKEQNILKVLKNSRIQIPKGVTKRKLFFKKLANNLRAQTGQKDNIQRGLSNIQPFESSMDKYFEKFKLPKELKAIPFLESSFNTKARSKVDATGTWQFMKYTGSHFMPINRYVDGRMNPLLSTISALHLLKQNKMILKSWDLAVTAYNSGPKHYIKAKRQLKKKDADLEYILTNYKHAHIGFASKNFYSEFLALVYSLAYRENFFEKPKGDPHERVKVFITKCTQSPAWYFKNVEKIDPETKLINLHFRKRRLGTKLRKGQIIFADVDLNSKKYYELPDKYITKKYPKNWHQLVSRMKCGK; translated from the coding sequence ATGGGAAAGTTAATTCTATTATTTTTATTATCTATTAAATCTTTTGCTTTAGTACCAGAGAACTTTTTCCAAGATGATTTAACAATCATTGAAAGTATTGTTTTAAAGAAGAAAGTTGAATACTTTGATCTTGGTCCTCTATATAAAGGTGATCAATTTCACTTCTATGCAAGAGATCCCGAGAATAGAATTTCTAATGAGTTCCCAATACCTAAGTATTTTTATAATAAGGTTCATTTTTGGTTTAATATCTACACCCTCTATGACTCTAACTACTCCGTTCTTCACGACAAACAAAATATGAGTGTTATCTATGATGTTATAGACTATACCTCTCTAGCTGAATCAGGCCTTAATCACCATACGAAATTTGCTCTTCAGTCTAAGCTTACGCTTAACAAGGTTACTGAATTAAAGAAAGTATTTAAAAACCTTGGAGACAATAAAAACCTTGGACTAAAAGAGCAGAATATACTTAAGGTATTGAAGAATTCAAGAATTCAAATTCCAAAAGGTGTGACGAAGAGAAAACTCTTCTTCAAAAAGCTTGCTAATAATCTGAGAGCACAAACAGGACAAAAGGATAATATTCAAAGAGGATTATCTAATATACAGCCCTTTGAAAGCTCTATGGATAAATACTTTGAAAAATTTAAACTTCCAAAGGAGCTAAAAGCAATTCCTTTTCTAGAATCCTCCTTTAACACAAAAGCAAGATCGAAAGTAGACGCTACTGGAACGTGGCAATTTATGAAGTATACGGGTAGTCACTTTATGCCAATTAACAGATACGTTGACGGCAGAATGAATCCGCTTCTTTCCACAATTAGTGCTCTACATCTGTTGAAGCAAAATAAAATGATTTTAAAATCTTGGGACCTTGCTGTTACCGCTTACAACTCTGGACCTAAACACTATATCAAGGCAAAGAGGCAGTTAAAAAAGAAAGACGCCGATCTAGAATATATACTAACAAATTATAAGCATGCTCATATTGGCTTTGCTTCAAAGAATTTTTACTCTGAGTTTCTTGCTCTCGTTTACTCACTAGCTTACCGAGAAAATTTCTTTGAAAAGCCAAAAGGCGATCCCCATGAAAGAGTAAAGGTCTTTATTACGAAGTGTACTCAATCGCCTGCTTGGTACTTTAAAAATGTCGAAAAGATTGATCCTGAAACAAAGTTAATCAATCTACACTTCAGAAAGAGACGCTTAGGTACCAAACTTCGAAAGGGTCAAATCATCTTCGCCGACGTTGACTTAAATAGTAAGAAGTATTACGAACTACCTGATAAGTATATTACGAAGAAGTATCCTAAGAACTGGCATCAACTCGTTTCACGAATGAAATGTGGAAAATAA
- the atpC gene encoding ATP synthase F1 subunit epsilon produces MNNFTVDILTPYAIVAKDIPAEALLVPTERGQINILKDHTHLVTKLDTGMLSVFGGADDPDRFFGITTGICKILDQKVTILANVAEEAVEIDRDRAIEALKNAEERLKESQGLSDDEIDKYRRKEERAKLRIQLHDFVRSRNI; encoded by the coding sequence ATGAATAATTTTACAGTAGATATTTTAACTCCATATGCAATCGTTGCTAAGGATATTCCTGCTGAAGCACTTTTGGTTCCTACTGAAAGAGGGCAAATCAATATTTTAAAAGATCACACTCATCTTGTGACTAAATTAGATACTGGTATGCTTTCTGTTTTTGGTGGAGCAGATGATCCAGATAGATTCTTTGGGATCACGACGGGTATTTGTAAAATACTTGACCAGAAAGTTACTATTCTCGCAAATGTTGCTGAAGAAGCTGTAGAAATTGATAGAGATAGAGCAATTGAAGCATTAAAAAATGCTGAAGAAAGGCTTAAAGAGTCTCAAGGCCTATCTGATGATGAAATTGATAAGTACAGAAGAAAAGAAGAGAGAGCTAAGCTCAGAATTCAACTTCATGACTTTGTTAGAAGCAGAAATATTTAA